A window from Gossypium raimondii isolate GPD5lz chromosome 7, ASM2569854v1, whole genome shotgun sequence encodes these proteins:
- the LOC105765519 gene encoding uncharacterized protein LOC105765519, with amino-acid sequence MANLFIKQAEQYAQGRPSYPPHLFQFIASKTSQQDLAWDVGTGSGQAARSLAEIYNNVIATDTSSKQLEFATKLPNIRYQQTSPTMSSAELEQKVGAESSVDLVTIAQAMHWFDLPVFYKQVKWVLKKPHGIIAAWCYTTPEVNDSMDKVLERFYKNPYWDSARQMVDDKYKTIDFPFEAVDGEDSTGPFEFENERWMGLEDYFTYLRSWSAYQKAKEKGVELLSEHVVEEFKRAWGEDENGGQKLVKFPIYLRIGKVGA; translated from the exons atggCAAATTTGTTCATCAAGCAAGCAGAGCAGTACGCACAAGGTCGACCAAGCTACCCACCACACTTGTTCCAATTCATTGCCTCAAAGACTTCCCAACAAGATCTTGCATGGGATGTCGGCACTGGTAGTGGTCAGGCTGCTCGATCt tTGGCTGAGATTTACAATAATGTGATAGCAACAGACACGAGCTCAAAACAGCTTGAATTTGCTACAAAACTCCCCAATATCCGATACCAACAAACCTCACCAACAATGTCCTCGGCCGAGCTTGAACAAAAAGTGGGAGCAGAATCAAGTGTAGATCTAGTGACCATAGCCCAAGCCATGCACTGGTTCGACCTTCCTGTATTTTACAAACAGGTGAAATGGGTATTGAAGAAACCCCATGGGATCATCGCGGCATGGTGCTACACCACCCCAGAAGTCAACGACTCCATGGACAAGGTGCTTGAACGATTTTACAAAAACCCATACTGGGATTCAGCGCGACAGATGGTGGATGATAAGTACAAAACCATCGATTTTCCGTTTGAGGCAGTCGATGGAGAGGATAGTACAGGACCGTTTGAGTTTGAGAATGAGAGATGGATGGGTTTAGAGGATTACTTTACTTACTTAAGATCATGGTCCGCGTATCAGAAGGCTAAGGAGAAGGGTGTGGAGCTTTTGAGCGAGCATGTGGTTGAAGAGTTCAAGCGTGCTTGGGGTGAAGATGAAAATGGTGGGCAAAAACTGGTTAAATTCCCGATTTATCTGAGGATCGGAAAAGTGGGTGCATAA
- the LOC105765246 gene encoding pyrroline-5-carboxylate reductase produces MEAVPIQSENFKLGFIGAGKMAESIARGVVQSGVLPPQRISTAIHSNPSRGTPFQSLGISVYSHNTDVVDASDVIIFSVKPQVVKNVVLQLRPLLSKKKLLVSIAAGVKLQDLEEWAGHGRFIRVMPNTPSAVGMGASVMSLGGAATEQDGELVGKLFGAVGKTWKADEKLFDAVTGLSGSGPAYIYLAIEALADGGVTAGLPRELALGLASQTVLGAAAMAVQSGKHPGQLKDDVTSPGGTTIAGIHELEKNGFRGTLMNAVVAAAKRSQELSRK; encoded by the exons ATGGAGGCAGTGCCTATACAGAGTGAAAACTTCAAGCTGGGGTTCATTGGAGCAGGGAAAATGGCAGAGAGCATTGCCAGAGGAGTGGTACAATCTGGTGTTTTGCCTCCCCAACGCATTTCTACAGCAATCCACTCAAATCCCAGTCGTGGTACTCCCTTCCAGTCACTCGGCATCTCTGTTTATAGTCACAACACCGAC GTTGTGGATGCTAGTGATGTGATAATTTTTTCTGTGAAACCCCAAGTAG TTAAAAATGTGGTCTTGCAGCTGAGGCCGTTACTTTCAAAGAAAAAGCTCTTGGTTTCAATTGCTGCAGGAGTAAAACTGCAGGATCTGGAA gAGTGGGCTGGCCATGGCCGATTTATCCGGGTGATGCCTAACACTCCATCTGCTGTTGGTATGGGAGCTTCAg TTATGAGCTTGGGAGGAGCTGCAACAGAACAGGATGGGGAATTAGTTGGTAAATTATTTGGAGCAGTTGGCAAGACATGGAAAGCTGATGAGAAACTGTTTGATGCTGTCACTGGCCTTAG TGGCAGTGGTCCcgcttatatatatttagcaaTTGAAGCTTTGGCTGATGGGGGAGTGACTGCTGGTCTTCCGCGAGAACTAGCATTGGGACTTGCTTCTCAAACT GTTTTGGGAGCAGCTGCTATGGCTGTTCAATCTGGGAAGCACCCTGGTCAGCTGAAAGACGATGTTACATCACCTGGTGGGACTACAATTGCCGGCATTCATGAGTTAGAGAAGAATGGTTTCCGGGGAACATTGATGAATGCAGTTGTGGCAGCTGCTAAGCGTAGCCAAGAACTTTCCAGGAAGTAG
- the LOC105764912 gene encoding uncharacterized protein LOC105764912, whose product MATSPPQQVDHHSLPPPVAEEPESLLSSLVFDLSQHVQMAMENMLKMINEIDQNSLGIMEEVEKCKESALERKKSLEEEKEKFQKAAYTVLDMLNSRE is encoded by the exons ATGGCGACTTCACCACCTCAGCAGGTTGATCATCACTCTCTTCCTCCGCCTGTGGCTGAAGAACCTGAATCTCTCCTCTCTTCTCTCGTTTTTG ATTTGTCACAACATGTTCAGATGGCAATGGAGAATATGCTTAAGATGATAAA CGAAATTGATCAAAACTCCTTGGGAATAATGGAAGAGGTAGAGAAGTGCAAAGAATCTGCTCTTGAAAGGAAGAAAAGTTTGGAGGAAGAGAAGGAAAAGTTTCAGAAAGCTGCATACACTGTTTTGGACATGCTGAATAGCAGAGAATGA